AAGAATAATCACTTGGGTGAGTTGTATATTCTTAAGAATGACGTCAACGATGACAAACGCGTTGCAATTGAACGAATCAATGTCATCCGCAATTGCATTGTGAATAATTGTGAAGGATTCTACCTGTGCTACCAGCCGATTGTGGATGCCAACACCGAAAAGATTATTGGTGCCGAAGCCCTGATTCGCTGGAAAAACGAAGAGTACGGTGTTGTACCTCCGGTTGAATTCGTGGATATTTTGGAACAAGATAATTTGTTCCCAGAACTGGGTAAGTGGATCTTGAGAACCGCAATCAAGGATGCCAAGAAATTCATTGAATCTTACCCGGGCTTTGTCATCAACGTGAACCTTTCGTACACGCAGCTTGAAAAGCCGAATTTTGTAGAAAGCGTACTTTCTATTCTGGAAGAGGAATCGTTCCCGCCGCAGAACCTGTGCCTGGAAATTACGGAGCGTTGCCGCCTTTTGGATATGGCTCTTCTTAAGGAAATCTTTACAAGACTCCGTCAGAAGGGTGTCAAGGTGGCTCTCGACGATTTCGGTACCGGATTCAGTTCCATTGGCGTTCTGCGCGAACTTCCGGTGACTACGGTGAAGATTGACCGCAGCTTTGTGATGAACATTGAGCAGGATGCTTCTGACCAGAATACGGTCCGCTTTATTTCGGAACTGGCGGATTCCTTCTCGTCGTCGGTAACTGCAGAAGGTATCGAAACGCCCGAAATGCGCGAATTCCTGCTGCGATTCAAGGTCAAGAGCCTGCAGGGGTTCTACTACTCGAAACCGCTGCCGCTTGACGAGTTTATGGACAAATATGTGAATGTGTAGGATATAGTTCTTACTATATTTCTATGCATGAAGAATATTCTCGAGCGTCTGGGCATAAGCCGCAGGCATTTTGCTGTTGTTGGAATTACGTTGGCCGTATTGGTGGTCGCGTTCCTTATATTCAATAATTTGACCGTTTCGTATGCCCGTCGCTGGGACATTGATTGGGGTTATTACTCCATTCTTTCGACGTTCATTCTGCTGATTGTGGGCGTGCTGGTCAATATCCCGGTCATTGCTCGGGGATGGAAGGGCTTTAAGCCTTCGGGTAAAAGCATTTGTGCCTTTGCGGGCATTGCGCTTGTGTTTTCGGTGTTCATGTTCGGAAACATCAGCAATACGCACCGTGTCTTGAGTGATGAAACAAGCTGGGAGTCCATGGGACTCCAAATGTATTTTCAACACACGGGCGGTATCTGTAACGAAGGTGTTTGGACCGATGGCGTGCTGGATTGCAAAACCGAAGTGAACAACTTCAAGGGCAAGGCTCTCGGATTTGTTTATTCGCTGGTGTTCAATTTCATGAACCCTAATCGCGATACGGCCTTGCTGGTGAACTTCCCGTTCTACTTGCTGAGCCTCCTGTTCTTCTTCTTTGCACTTTCCAAGTGGTTCAAGAACGAATGGGCGGCGCTGGCGGCGACGGCGTTTCTGGGCGGTATGCCTATTTACCTGTTGCAGGCCCGTTCAGCATCTACCGAAGTGCTGTACATTTTCTTGCTTGCAGTCCTTATGGCGTGGTATGCCTTTGTGCCGGCAAACAAGGTGAATTGGAAACATTTCTTGCTCACGGTTCCGCTTCTTGGCTTCTTTGCCCAGACGCGACAAGAAACCGTGTTTGCGTTTATTCCTTTTGCCCTTTACTACTACAAGTATTTCTTTGAAAAGGCCCACAGGCTTCCGCTGTTTGTGGCGGCTGTGATTGCCGTGAGCTGGCCCTCGGTGAATACGATGGCGGCTTATCGTGGCTACGATTTCCAGGGGGGTGAACACGCAGCCCATTCGCTAGAAAATTTCTGGTTCAACTTGAAGACGAATATAGAAGTGATGATGAATCTGGAAACGGATTCGTCTTTCGGCGGCATTATGCAGAATCCCTTCTATACGACCTTTACGATTATTCTGTTGGCGTCTACGGTCTGGTTGCTGTTCCGCCTGATTTATTCTCGCCGCTACTGGCGCGGCGCCTTGCTTGGCATTCTGTTCTGCCTGCAGATTTTCGTGATTCTTTTGAATGTGTCGGGGACGTTCACGATCGATATCAACCAGCGTTATGTGCTGGTGGCGCTCCCGCTTTTTGCCCTGATTATGGCGCTTGGCCTTTATGATGCGCTGGCGTTCACCACGAAGATGAAGCCTGAGGCTGCAGGAAAGATTATCCTCGCGGTTTCGGTGGCACTTTCGGTGGGCCTTATGATTTACCATGGGGACAGCTATCGCCATAACATGCTCTATTACAGGAACAAGCTGCTGGGTGAAGAAGACTACCTCGACAAGGCTCTTGAAAGCTACCCGAAAAATTCCATCTTTATTTATGCTCGCCCTTGGCAGATGCTTGCTTCGGGTCATAGTTCCTTCAGTGAACGTTCCTTTATGAGCTGGGACAATGAAACTTTTGCCAAGTGGCAGCAGGTTTCGGGCGGAAACATCTACATGGTCCGCGGCCAGGACGGTTATGGCGAATTGAACCGCAAGTCCCGTGTGGTGGGCTTCAAGACGACTGACCAGGTGGACGAAATCTTGAACGACTACAAGAGTGAACGAGTGCTGATTGAACCCAAATTGTTTGGCTATCCACTTGCGATTTACAAGATTTCGGCCAAGAAGGGTGTATCTACCTATTTGCAGAATTTCTTTGTGAGCGATATGGAAAACAATGCCATGGTCGTGAACAAGCGATTCCCCGAAACCATCACTTACGCTTATTCCTTGAATGGGGAACTGCAGGAAGAATTGATGCTCTCGCTCCCGTCGGACACGTTGCTTCTGGATTCTACCAAGATTAAGGCCGGCATGAACCGGGTGACTTTCGAATGCGTCATGCCTGATGCGGATACCCTTAAGCTGGTGAAGGATTTCTTTGTGGAATCGCCGGAGGTGTTGCTGCTTTCTGAACTGAAGATGGAAAGCTTTGAACAGGCTTGGGGACAGCCCCAGAAGAATGCTTCGGTGGAACATCATAAGATTACCATCGACAAGGAAATCTTCCGTTACGGAATCGGTTCCCATGCACCTTCGTTCATGAAGTTCCAACTGCCTCGGGCTTTTGATACCTTCTATGCCACCATCGGTCTTGATGACGAAAGCGTCGGCGGCGATGGCGCCTCCTTCATTGTGCTGGGCGATGGCCAAGAACTTTTCCGCAGCAAGCGTATGTATTCCACTGAAAAGCAGAGAATCTCTGTTAACGTCAGGGGTGTGCGCGTTTTGGAATTGCGTCTGGATGAAGGCGACAAGCACGATAAGGATTACGACCACGGTGACTGGGCGAATGCCTGGCTGGAGGCCGATCATTGAAAGTCCTTGTAGCACCTTTGGATTGGGGACTGGGGCATGCGACCCGTTGCGTGCCCGTGGTTCGTGAATTCCTGAAACAAGGTGCTGAGGTGGAACTTGCAGTGGTGCGTTCGAACGCCACCTTGTTGCGAGGATTCTTCCAGGAACTTCGCCAGCGTCTGGCGCCGTCCTACAATATCGTTTACCCGAAGCATGGCTATAACATGGGGCTGTGGCTGGCAAAGAACGGCGTTCATCTGCGGAAGGTGATGAATTACGAGCACCGTTTTGCTGAAGAAATGGTGGAACGTTACCATTACGATGTGCTGGTGTCCGATAATCGTTTCGGATTCTATAGCCGCCATGCGAAATCCATTTATATGACGCACCAGCGTCGTATCGCATTCCCGAAGGTGCTTTCGGCTTTTGAACCTCTAGGTATGCTTTGGCACGCTTCGGTCATGAAGCACTTCGATGAAGTCTGGGTGCCGGACTTGCCTGATTTTCCGGGGTATGCGGCGGGGCTTTCGCATGTAAATCATTCTCCGGTGCCGGTAAAGTATGTGGGGGCACTTTCGCGTTTTGAAGGCGAAATCCTGACGGCGAAATCGGACGTACGTTATCGCTTTGTCGCTGTCGTTTCGGGTGTGGAACCTGCCCGAACTCGCTTTGAAAATTTGCTGCGCAAGGCGCTGGTGAAAATTCCTGGTCGCCATGCGATTATTCTAGGAAAGCCGTCGCTTGGCGTAAAGAGTTCCAACGAACAGAACTTGGACTTGTTCACGCATTTGCCCGATGACCAGTTTGCTGCGGTTGTGAAAAATGCGGAATGGGTGGTGTCCCGTGGCGGTTACAGCACGGTGATGGATATGGCTGTCCTTGGCGCAAAATGCATTTTTGTGCCGACTCCGGGCCAGTACGAACAGATCATCTTGGGCCGCGACTTGGCCCGTGAGGGTTATGCTGTCACGATTGATGAATCCAAGTTGTCGACAGAAACCTTGCTTGCTGCCATTAGCGAAAAAGCCCGCGTCGCCCTTCCGAAACCAAGTGATAATAACCTGCTGAAGGATGCTGTATATGCCTCAATTCATTCTCGCTTTTCCTCTCACTAAAGAAATTAACGAGCCTCTCGCTTTGACAGAAACCGTAACGTTGGCCGCCGACGCCTCATCGGTGATTATTCCTGGTTGCAGCGTCATGTTCAAGGTCATCCGTAAGGAACGTGTGGCTGGTCTTGCCGACATTTTTAAGGAACATCAGGATATTTCTGCAGAGGCCGCAGCGGCAATCGAAGCGCACAAGTCTTTGTTGTTCTTGCTTGGCGAAGTCAAGAATATCGAAGAAGTGACCCAGGTGAATATGGCGATTCTCAAGGTGTTCAACGCCGGAGCCTTGGGCGTGTACATGCAGCAATGTGGTGCGGCTTGGACCGATGCTGGCTTCCGCGAAGAAGTGGGGGGTGGCGAATACCCGATGGATCCGTGGATCAATTTTGTGGAAGCGGGTGAGTCGATTTATACGCTGGGCCTTGCAACGTTCATGCTTCCGGATTTGTGTATTGCCGCCTCGGCCGAAGATCCCCAGGAAGCTTTGCTTATGGCCGCCGACAGCCTATTCGGAGATGGTATTCCTGCCAAGTCCGGTTCCGAAGTGGATCTGGGCGAAGGCGTTCACTACGTGCTTCGCCAAGAAACGAAAAATCCGTTTCCAAAAGAATCCCCTGAATACAATAAACAGGGGATCTTCAGACTGATTAAAAAGTAAAGTCAGGACTTATTTAAAGTTCTTTCCCAAAATCGCGGTGACGTTCTTGAGAATGCCCTCGGCAACGTCGGGCTTGTTCATCGAATACACGTGAACGTTCGTGATGCCGTTGGCGTACAGGTCAATAATCTGATCACTTGCGTAAATGATGCCGGCCTGCTTCATGGCTTCGGGATCGCTACCGAACTTGTCGACCAGCGACTTGAAACGCTGCGGCATGAACGAGCCGGAAAGCTTGATGGCGCGTTCCACCTGGTTGGCGTTCGTAATCGGCATTATACCGGGGAGCACCGGGCAATTGACGCCTGCATCGCGCAGCTTGTAGAGGAAACTGAAGAACAGGTTGTTGTCGAACACCATCTGCGTGGTCAAGAAATCTGCACCGGCATCGACCTTTTCTTTAAGGTGCTGGATGTCTTCGGCCTGGTTGGCGCTTTCGGGGTGCTTTTCGGGGTAGCAGGCGGCACCGATGCAAAAGTCGGCATCGGCGGCCTTGAGTTCGCGAATGAGTTCTACGGCGTAATGGTAGTCGCAGTTGTCGCGACCTTTTTCGATGAGTTCCGGGGTCAAGTCTCCGCGGAGAGCCATGACGTTCTTGATGCCTGCGGCCTTCATGTCTTCGATGCGCTGGTGCACCGTTTCCTTGCTGCTAGAAACGCAGGTAAGGTGGGCGAGCATCGGAATGCCGAACTTTTGCTTGAGATTCTTGGCAATGTCGAGGGTGAAGTGACTAACGCCGCCGCCTGCGCCGTAGGTAACGCTCATAAAGGAGGGACCCAGCGCTGCGATAGATTCGGTGGCGGTCTTCACGCTTTCGAAACTTGTTTCTTTTTTAGGCGGAAACACTTCGAACGAAAGGCTCATCTTGTCTTGCTTCAGAATGTCTACAATCTTCATAATCTCTCCGTGGGCGGGTCGAACCGGCACCCTAAGTCTATGCAAATATTTTAATATATGCATAAATATAAAAAGTTTCTAGGGAAGTGGCAA
Above is a window of Fibrobacter sp. UWT2 DNA encoding:
- a CDS encoding glycosyltransferase — translated: MKVLVAPLDWGLGHATRCVPVVREFLKQGAEVELAVVRSNATLLRGFFQELRQRLAPSYNIVYPKHGYNMGLWLAKNGVHLRKVMNYEHRFAEEMVERYHYDVLVSDNRFGFYSRHAKSIYMTHQRRIAFPKVLSAFEPLGMLWHASVMKHFDEVWVPDLPDFPGYAAGLSHVNHSPVPVKYVGALSRFEGEILTAKSDVRYRFVAVVSGVEPARTRFENLLRKALVKIPGRHAIILGKPSLGVKSSNEQNLDLFTHLPDDQFAAVVKNAEWVVSRGGYSTVMDMAVLGAKCIFVPTPGQYEQIILGRDLAREGYAVTIDESKLSTETLLAAISEKARVALPKPSDNNLLKDAVYASIHSRFSSH
- the metF gene encoding methylenetetrahydrofolate reductase [NAD(P)H] yields the protein MKIVDILKQDKMSLSFEVFPPKKETSFESVKTATESIAALGPSFMSVTYGAGGGVSHFTLDIAKNLKQKFGIPMLAHLTCVSSSKETVHQRIEDMKAAGIKNVMALRGDLTPELIEKGRDNCDYHYAVELIRELKAADADFCIGAACYPEKHPESANQAEDIQHLKEKVDAGADFLTTQMVFDNNLFFSFLYKLRDAGVNCPVLPGIMPITNANQVERAIKLSGSFMPQRFKSLVDKFGSDPEAMKQAGIIYASDQIIDLYANGITNVHVYSMNKPDVAEGILKNVTAILGKNFK
- a CDS encoding EAL domain-containing protein: MEKIHPDDRAAYKENIDKVMSGQTNEHNLQYRVLTKDGRYIVCTCRGVLLRDEHGNPDYFGGMIKNNDTLSYYDDVSNMRSLYGFWEDLQSTSWRGESLQVMILGINDFSRLNEIYGYTFGNRVLQEFSKMIKVEAHGIGDWYRMDGTKFAIVCQKASVEDLKNLYKRIQYNSLHDFNVDGTRVVLSFVAGAINLEKFDVSVETVYSCLRFAYYESKNNHLGELYILKNDVNDDKRVAIERINVIRNCIVNNCEGFYLCYQPIVDANTEKIIGAEALIRWKNEEYGVVPPVEFVDILEQDNLFPELGKWILRTAIKDAKKFIESYPGFVINVNLSYTQLEKPNFVESVLSILEEESFPPQNLCLEITERCRLLDMALLKEIFTRLRQKGVKVALDDFGTGFSSIGVLRELPVTTVKIDRSFVMNIEQDASDQNTVRFISELADSFSSSVTAEGIETPEMREFLLRFKVKSLQGFYYSKPLPLDEFMDKYVNV
- a CDS encoding NPCBM/NEW2 domain-containing protein, translated to MKNILERLGISRRHFAVVGITLAVLVVAFLIFNNLTVSYARRWDIDWGYYSILSTFILLIVGVLVNIPVIARGWKGFKPSGKSICAFAGIALVFSVFMFGNISNTHRVLSDETSWESMGLQMYFQHTGGICNEGVWTDGVLDCKTEVNNFKGKALGFVYSLVFNFMNPNRDTALLVNFPFYLLSLLFFFFALSKWFKNEWAALAATAFLGGMPIYLLQARSASTEVLYIFLLAVLMAWYAFVPANKVNWKHFLLTVPLLGFFAQTRQETVFAFIPFALYYYKYFFEKAHRLPLFVAAVIAVSWPSVNTMAAYRGYDFQGGEHAAHSLENFWFNLKTNIEVMMNLETDSSFGGIMQNPFYTTFTIILLASTVWLLFRLIYSRRYWRGALLGILFCLQIFVILLNVSGTFTIDINQRYVLVALPLFALIMALGLYDALAFTTKMKPEAAGKIILAVSVALSVGLMIYHGDSYRHNMLYYRNKLLGEEDYLDKALESYPKNSIFIYARPWQMLASGHSSFSERSFMSWDNETFAKWQQVSGGNIYMVRGQDGYGELNRKSRVVGFKTTDQVDEILNDYKSERVLIEPKLFGYPLAIYKISAKKGVSTYLQNFFVSDMENNAMVVNKRFPETITYAYSLNGELQEELMLSLPSDTLLLDSTKIKAGMNRVTFECVMPDADTLKLVKDFFVESPEVLLLSELKMESFEQAWGQPQKNASVEHHKITIDKEIFRYGIGSHAPSFMKFQLPRAFDTFYATIGLDDESVGGDGASFIVLGDGQELFRSKRMYSTEKQRISVNVRGVRVLELRLDEGDKHDKDYDHGDWANAWLEADH